A region from the Rhinoderma darwinii isolate aRhiDar2 chromosome 2, aRhiDar2.hap1, whole genome shotgun sequence genome encodes:
- the LOC142743207 gene encoding potassium voltage-gated channel subfamily A member 2 has protein sequence MTVATGDPTDEASALPGHPQDSYEPDPDHECCERVVINISGLRFETQLKTLSQFPETLLGDPKKRMRYFDPLRNEYFFDRNRPSFDAILYYYQSGGRLRRPVNVPLDIFSEEIRFYELGEEAMEIFREDEGFIKEEERPLPDNEYQKQVWLLFEYPESSGPARIIAIISVMVILISIVSFCLETLPVFRDENDDMHGSAVNYYPYSNSTGRYQQSNTFTDPFFIVETLCIIWFSFEFLVRFFACPSKAGFFTNIMNIIDIVAIIPYFITLGTELAEKTEDGQQGQQAMSLAILRVIRLVRVFRIFKLSRHSKGLQILGQTLKASMRELGLLIFFLFIGVILFSSAVYFAEADEKESQFHSIPDAFWWAVVSMTTVGYGDMVPTTIGGKIVGSLCAIAGVLTIALPVPVIVSNFNYFYHRETEGEEQAQYLQVTSCPKIPSTPDLEKSRSASTLSKSDYMEIQEGVNHSNEDFREKNLKTANCTLGNTNYVNITKMLTDV, from the coding sequence ATGACAGTTGCCACTGGAGATCCCACAGATGAAGCGTCAGCTTTGCCAGGTCACCCACAGGACAGTTATGAGCCTGATCCTGATCATGAATGTTGCGAGAGAGTTGTTATTAACATTTCTGGCCTTCGGTTTGAGACTCAGCTCAAAACCTTATCCCAGTTTCCTGAAACATTGCTAGGGGATCCTAAAAAGAGGATGAGATACTTTGATCCATTGCGGAATGAGTATTTCTTTGATAGAAACAGACCAAGTTTTGATGCCATCCTGTATTATTACCAGTCTGGCGGCAGATTAAGGAGACCTGTGAATGTGCCCTTGGACATCTTCTCCGAGGAAATTCGGTTCTATGAACTTGGTGAAGAAGCTATGGAGATCTTTAGGGAAGATGAAGGATTTATTAAGGAAGAGGAACGCCCTTTGCCAGACAATGAGTATCAGAAGCAAGTATGGCTTCTTTTTGAATACCCTGAAAGCTCTGGCCCTGCTAGGATTATTGCAATTATATCAGTTATGGTGATATTAATCTCAATTGTCAGTTTTTGCCTTGAAACTTTGCCTGTGTTTAGGGATGAAAACGATGACATGCACGGGAGTGCTGTCAATTACTATCCATATTCCAATAGCACAGGCCGTTACCAACAATCTAATACCTTCACAGATCCATTCTTTATTGTTGAGACACTTTGCATCATATGGTTCTCATTTGAGTTCTTGGTTCGTTTTTTTGCCTGTCCAAGCAAAGCTGGATTTTTTACCAATATTATGAACATCATTGACATAGTGGCTATCATTCCTTATTTTATTACACTAGGTACAGAACTGGCAGAAAAAACTGAAGATGGGCAACAGGGTCAGCAAGCAATGTCTTTAGCAATTCTTAGAGTAATAAGACTGGTCAGAGTGTTTAGGATCTTCAAACTTTCCAGGCATTCTAAGGGCCTTCAGATTTTGGGTCAAACCCTCAAAGCAAGTATGAGGGAACTAGGACTTCTAATATTTTTCCTCTTCATTGGTGTTATTCTTTTCTCCAGTGCTGTGTATTTTGCAGAAGCTGATGAGAAAGAATCTCAGTTTCACAGCATCCCCGATGCCTTCTGGTGGGCTGTGGTTTCCATGACAACAGTAGGATATGGAGACATGGTCCCTACAACAATAGGTGGCAAAATAGTAGGCTCCCTCTGTGCGATTGCAGGCGTGTTAACCATTGCCTTACCAGTTCCTGTAATAGTGTCCAACTTCAATTACTTCTATCACAGAGAGACGGAGGGTGAGGAGCAAGCACAATATTTGCAAGTAACCAGCTGTCCAAAGATCCCTTCTACCCCTGACCTTGAAAAAAGCAGAAGTGCCTCCACGCTAAGTAAATCTGATTACATGGAGATCCAAGAAGGAGTTAATCATAGCAATGAAGATTTTAGGGAGAAGAATTTAAAAACGGCAAATTGCACATTAGGAAATACAAATTATGTAAATATAACCAAAATGCTGACTGATGTTTGA